TACCTTATTTACTTTTCCTTTTAAATCTATATCAGAAGTAATAGACCCCTTACTTTTTAATTCAATAATATATTTTATTTCCTTACTATTAAATCCTAAAAGCTGTAATTCATTTTTACTTAAATCATTTATATTTCTTTTTATGTATTGACCTTCCTCAGAAGAAATTGTAAAGTTTTCTTTTAATTTTGATTTATCAGAAACACTTATTCCTTTAATATAGTCTATATTATCTATAAATCCAACAAATTCTCTATAAGCTATAACTGAACTTGCTTTTTTATTATCAAGTATCTTTGCAATTTCTTTAATATCAGCATTATTTATATCTAATTTATTGTTTTCTCCTTCTGTCTTAAAAACTATATTTTCATTAATTTCCACAAAAGACTTTTCATTAATATCATTATTACTGTAATTTAAATAGTTAGTAAATTTACTTAAAACTAGTAATAATAAAGCAACAACTATAACATTTAGAAACTTAAAATTTACACTTCTACCTTTCTTTTTCCTTACCATAAACACCCCTTATATATTCTTTTTTTGATTAAGTTTTTCTTCAAATTCATCTACCCACATTAAAGGATCTTTTGCATTTACTAACCTTGTAATATCTCTATCTGTAATTATTTTAGTTATAGCTCCTGCTCCTATAGAAATAATCGTCTTATTTTCTTCTATCATTTCTATATTATATATCAACTGTTTATTTGGTTTACAAAATCCTACATTTTCTCCTTCAATACTAGAACTTTTTTGTCTATATAAATAATATGGTATATATCCTCTTTTTTCCATTACTTCATATATTTTATCATTTATTAATTTATAGTCTAGTTCCTTATCAAAGAAATAATTATTTTTAGTTAAATAGGAAGCTTTTTTCATAGCTAAATAATGAAAAGTTATATTATCAGGTTCATAATTTTCTAATTCTTTTATTGTATTTAAAACATCTTGTGTATCTTCTTTGGGAAGACCTATTATGAAATCCATATTTATTTCAAAATCTAGTTCTTTACTATCTTTATACACTTCATTTAATTTTTCAATATTATGATATCTGTTAACTAATTTTAAAGTTGAATCTTTAAAAGATTGAGGATTTATACTAATTCTAGTAACACCATATTCTTTTAATATTTCAAGTTTTTTCCTATCTAAAGTATCTATCCTACCTGCTTCAAATGTATATTCACTTATATTTTCCATATTAAATTTAGAAATATGCTTTAAAAACATATTTAATTCATTATAATCTAAAAAACTTGGTGTTCCTCCACCTACATAAATAGTATTTATAGGAAGATTTAACTCATTACATAAATTTGACATTTCATCTATTTCTTTTATTATTGTATTAAAGTATTCATTATATCTTTCAAGATATTTTCCTTTTTTTAAGTAAGCTGGAAAAGAACAATATGTACACTTAGTCGGACAAAAAGCAAGTCCTATATATATACCTATAGTATCATTATCTATATACTCTATAGAGTTTTTTACAACATTAATTAGTAACTTAGCTTTCTTATTTGTTACCATGTATACTTTTTCCAAAATATTTTCTATTTCTTCATACGAGTATTTTTCTAATAGTTTCCTAACAAGTTTAGTCGGTCTAACACCTACCAAACTCCCCCAAGGTAATATTTTATTATATAGTTTAAGAAGTGATGTTTTAAGAATGATATCTTCTTGATTTTCTATAATTTTTTCTTCTCTATACGATATATTTTTTACTGTATTACTAACTTTCACATCAAAATAAGTTGTATTTTCATTTATTTCTATATATACTTCATCTTCATTTTCTTTAAAAAAAACATATAGAAATTCTTTCCATTTATTTTCATTTATTTCTATATTAGATCTTATTTTCATCTTCCCTCACATACTTTTTATATGATTTAAAAGTATTTTTCATAAGAGATGCAACAGTCATAGGCCCTACTCCTCCAGGAACCGGAGTTATATATTTACAAATAGGTGCAACCTCTTCAAAATTAACATCTCCACATAACTTATTGTTAACTCTACTTATACCTACATCTACAACAATAGCGCCTTCTTTTATATTTGACCTATTGATTAAATTAACTACTCCTGTAGCTGATATTATTATATCTGATTTACGTAGTTTATCATCTAAATCATATGTTTTACTATTACATACTAAAACTGTAGCTCTTTTTTCTATTAACATAAGAGCCATAGGTTTTCCAACTATATTACTTCTACCTACAACCGTTACAAACTTTCCTTCAAGTTCTATATTATACTCTTTAAATAATTCCATAATACCATAAGGTGTACATGCTGGAAATCCATCTTTTTCACCAATTAACATTTTTCCTAAATTTAAAGGATGAAATCCGTCTACATCTTTATTAGGACTTATATGAGATAAAATTTCTTTTTCATTTAAATGTTTAGGTAAAGGAAGTTGTACTAATATTCCATGTATTTTATCATCATTGTTAAGTTTTTCTATTTCTTCAATTATTTCTTTTTCTTCTGTTTTATCATTTATTTCTATAGTAATCGAATTAAATCCTAACTCTTCACATAT
This sequence is a window from Pseudostreptobacillus hongkongensis. Protein-coding genes within it:
- a CDS encoding bifunctional 5,10-methylenetetrahydrofolate dehydrogenase/5,10-methenyltetrahydrofolate cyclohydrolase, which produces MMNLMDGNKLSKKILNEIKEEYDKLKLKYNKVASLAVIVYSDNFASKIYVKNKTKICEELGFNSITIEINDKTEEKEIIEEIEKLNNDDKIHGILVQLPLPKHLNEKEILSHISPNKDVDGFHPLNLGKMLIGEKDGFPACTPYGIMELFKEYNIELEGKFVTVVGRSNIVGKPMALMLIEKRATVLVCNSKTYDLDDKLRKSDIIISATGVVNLINRSNIKEGAIVVDVGISRVNNKLCGDVNFEEVAPICKYITPVPGGVGPMTVASLMKNTFKSYKKYVREDENKI
- a CDS encoding coproporphyrinogen III oxidase yields the protein MKIRSNIEINENKWKEFLYVFFKENEDEVYIEINENTTYFDVKVSNTVKNISYREEKIIENQEDIILKTSLLKLYNKILPWGSLVGVRPTKLVRKLLEKYSYEEIENILEKVYMVTNKKAKLLINVVKNSIEYIDNDTIGIYIGLAFCPTKCTYCSFPAYLKKGKYLERYNEYFNTIIKEIDEMSNLCNELNLPINTIYVGGGTPSFLDYNELNMFLKHISKFNMENISEYTFEAGRIDTLDRKKLEILKEYGVTRISINPQSFKDSTLKLVNRYHNIEKLNEVYKDSKELDFEINMDFIIGLPKEDTQDVLNTIKELENYEPDNITFHYLAMKKASYLTKNNYFFDKELDYKLINDKIYEVMEKRGYIPYYLYRQKSSSIEGENVGFCKPNKQLIYNIEMIEENKTIISIGAGAITKIITDRDITRLVNAKDPLMWVDEFEEKLNQKKNI